CGCTGGCCTCTTCCATGGGCTCGCCGCTGTCGTCGTACAGGGCGGGCTGGATGCCCGGCGCGGGCAGGCCCGCCGAGCCGGGTTTCATGTCCTTGAGCGCGGGGAGGTTCGTGATGAGGTGCCCGCCGGTTTCGGTCTGCCACCACGTGTCGACGATGACTGCGTCCTCGTCGCCGATGTGCTTGTAGTACCACAGCCACGCCTCGGGCTGGATCGGCTCGCCGACCGTCGTCATGTGGCGGAAGTCGAAGTCGTACTCGTCGACGTAGTCGGCGCCCCACTTCATGAACATCCGGACGGCCGTGGGCGAGGTGTGGAAGATGTCCACGTCGTAGCGCTCGGCGATCTCCCAGATGCGCCCCTTGTGGGGGTGGTCCGGGGTGTCCTCGTACATCACCGACGTGGTCCCGAGCGCGAGCGGGCCGTAGACGATGTAGGAGTGACCGGTGATCCACCCGATGTCGGCGGCACACCAGTAGGTGTCCTCGGGTTCGATGTCCAGCACGTACTTGCTGGTGGCGGTGACGTAGGAGAGGTAGCCGCCGGTGCGGTGCTGACAGCCCTTGGGCTGACCCGTCGTCCCCGAGGTGTACATGAGAAAGAGGGGGTCCTCGGCGTCGCGGGAGACGGGGTCGACGCGGGCGCGTTCGTTCTCGGCGAGCAGGTCGTCAGCGAGGACGTACGGGTCGTCGCCGTCGATCTCGACGTCCTCGTGGAGTTCGTCGTGGCGCGTCCAGAGGACGACCGTGTCGACATCCGAGTCGGCGAGTTCGAGCGCCTCGTCGCACTTCTCCTTGTGGTTGAGGAAGTCGCCGCGGCGGTAGTAGCCGTCGCAGGTGACGACCACGTCGGAGTCGGCGTCGTCGATACGGTCGGCCAGCGCCTGTGCGGAGAAGCCGGCGAACACTTCCGAGTGGGGCGCGCCGATGCGGGCACAGGCCAGCATCGTCACCGGCAGGGCCGGTAGCATCGGGAGGTGGCAGGTGACCACGTCGTCCTCCTCGACGCCCACGTCGCGCAGCGACGCGGCGGTCGCGTTGACGCGGTTGTACAGGTCCTGGTAGGTGATCGTCTGGCGCTCGTCGCTGTCGGTGCCCTCCCAGATGAACGCCGCCTGGTTCTTGCGCTCGTCGAGGTGCCGATCGATACAGTTGTACGACGCGTTGAGCTGGCCGCCCGTGAACCACTCGTAGAAGGGCGGGTTCGAGTCGTCGAGCACCTCGTCCCAGTGTTCGTCCCAGTCGAGGAGTTCGGCGTACTCCTCGAACGCCTCGGGGTAGTTCGCGTCGAAGCGGTCGTAGATGTCGGGGTCGCTGACGTTGGCCTGGCCGACGAAGTCGGTCGGTGGTCGGAAGTACTCCTGTTCTGTCAGCCGCGACTCCAGTGGGGATTCGTCAGACATACTCTGGCTCCTCTCGGTACGTCGTTCTCGCGACTCCCGTATCAATTTAATCCAGTCGACCGTGATCGATCCGTGGGACGGGAGTCAGACGACCGATAGATTTCAGTTACGCGATGCTGATCGACTCCCGGTAGCTCCCGTGATGGGCCTCGAAGCGGTCCATGATCTCCCCCATCGTCGCGTAGGCCTCGACCGCGTCGACGATGGTGGGCATCA
This DNA window, taken from Halosimplex litoreum, encodes the following:
- the acs gene encoding acetate--CoA ligase, coding for MSDESPLESRLTEQEYFRPPTDFVGQANVSDPDIYDRFDANYPEAFEEYAELLDWDEHWDEVLDDSNPPFYEWFTGGQLNASYNCIDRHLDERKNQAAFIWEGTDSDERQTITYQDLYNRVNATAASLRDVGVEEDDVVTCHLPMLPALPVTMLACARIGAPHSEVFAGFSAQALADRIDDADSDVVVTCDGYYRRGDFLNHKEKCDEALELADSDVDTVVLWTRHDELHEDVEIDGDDPYVLADDLLAENERARVDPVSRDAEDPLFLMYTSGTTGQPKGCQHRTGGYLSYVTATSKYVLDIEPEDTYWCAADIGWITGHSYIVYGPLALGTTSVMYEDTPDHPHKGRIWEIAERYDVDIFHTSPTAVRMFMKWGADYVDEYDFDFRHMTTVGEPIQPEAWLWYYKHIGDEDAVIVDTWWQTETGGHLITNLPALKDMKPGSAGLPAPGIQPALYDDSGEPMEEASGKAGNLVIEKPWPGMLQTVYGNDERFVDEYWRDFSDTDSDDSEDWVYKAGDGAVHEDDGYFRVLGRLDDVMNVAGHRLGTMELESAVSEVQDVAEAAVAARDHDEKGEVPDVYVVVREGVDASQEEVRDRIIGAVEEEIGKFARPDRVVFVEDLPKTRSGKIMRRLLENISNGDELGNTTTLRDPSVPEEIRDQVHGDD